A genome region from Nitrosopumilus oxyclinae includes the following:
- a CDS encoding V-type ATP synthase subunit D, translating into MSFGQNVAATKIELFKYKKSTQIAVMVQQILDDKRKVLLKNIEEMIQEASKARGGIWDPLQDIYKAVNEAYLALGTNTVDSVAESTPPVMEVEVHVRRVVDVKIPALTVTEKDTKSMPYGFADTNSSIDRAAKQIKELMPKICKAAEYENSIFSLAKALEKTQKLLNALENVIIPQYKENIRFILSTLEEREREEFAKLKKVKAKMESR; encoded by the coding sequence ATGTCATTTGGACAAAACGTTGCAGCAACAAAAATTGAACTTTTCAAATACAAAAAATCTACACAAATTGCTGTTATGGTTCAGCAAATTTTAGATGATAAACGTAAAGTTCTTTTAAAAAATATTGAAGAAATGATCCAAGAAGCTTCTAAAGCAAGAGGTGGAATTTGGGATCCTTTACAAGATATTTACAAAGCAGTAAACGAAGCATATCTGGCACTAGGTACTAACACTGTCGACTCTGTTGCAGAATCTACTCCACCTGTTATGGAAGTAGAAGTTCATGTTAGAAGAGTTGTTGATGTAAAGATTCCTGCACTTACTGTAACTGAAAAAGATACAAAATCAATGCCTTATGGATTTGCAGATACAAATTCTTCAATTGATAGAGCGGCAAAACAAATCAAAGAATTAATGCCAAAAATTTGTAAAGCAGCAGAATATGAAAATTCTATCTTTAGTCTTGCAAAAGCATTAGAAAAGACACAAAAATTACTAAATGCACTTGAAAACGTCATTATTCCTCAATACAAAGAAAATATTCGATTTATCCTCTCAACTCTTGAAGAGAGAGAAAGAGAAGAATTCGCAAAGTTAAAAAAAGTCAAGGCAAAGATGGAAAGTAGATAA